Genomic segment of Tachysurus fulvidraco isolate hzauxx_2018 chromosome 22, HZAU_PFXX_2.0, whole genome shotgun sequence:
gaggtgtgtgagagagaatagaaatagaatagaaaatagACAGCCATCCAATCATGTAAAATGTGTTAATATTGAGTAACCAAAGCACAAGGAGTTAAAAGCAAATGGATTAAAATGCTGAGCACCTGATCAGGAGTGTAAACGAGacagatgtatgtgtgtgtgtttgaatgtgtgtgaaacTCACAGGCCATCTGTATCTGATCGTCTAGCAGCGCAGACTCCAGCATATAGATGGTCAAGCATTTCCCACTTGGTGTAGATGTGGGTGTATCCTGGgaacataaattattattattattattattattattattattattattattattattattattattattattattaaaaatcacacagttagatattataaatgttataatctatcatacattttattataatattaagtattattgtgtgtgtgtgtgtgtgtgtgtgttttgtccttACTTTTGTGCTGTTGTCCAGCTGCACATCATCCACATTAGCCACAGATGTAGACGAATCCTCATCTGCAGCTGTGTCCTTAGCAGTGTCTGACAATGCAGCTGGAGCTTTAGCTGGAGCTCTTTCTATAGCTGGAGCTGGTTTAAAGTCTGGGACGTTGTCCTCAGGTGGAGCTGTCTCAAAGACTGGGACTGAGTCCTCAGAAGAAGCTGAGTCAAAGTCAGTGACTGCTTGAACAGGGTCCTCAGAAGTATCTGTTGTGATGGCTGTGTCGACTTCGACGGTGTCCTCATAAGAAGCTGTCGTGATGGCTGGGATGGCTTGGACAGGGTCCACAGAGTGAGCCGTCTCAACAGCTACGGTGCTCTTGTTGCAGGGAGGCAGCACAGGTTGTTGCAGTTTCTTTGGTGCATTGTTCTGAAGGCTCAACATTTTCTGAGCCTCTTCATGTTTAAGCTGAGCCTGGCGTTCCTCTTTTCACAATGCCACTCCCACATAAACCTGCTTAGTGCCCCACATTCTGCCGTGCAGTGCTTTCTTGGCAGTCATGGCTTCCTGCGAAGAAGTGAAGCTCACAAAGCCGAATCCCTTGGACAGTCCTTTCTCAGTTATCACCTGTAGGATCATGAGGAACAATGAGCTGAGAAGCAGTTTTCCATTCTTTAACATCAGTAAGGGGAAGTGGATACAGATTATTGGGAATAAAATCGAAAGAGTATTAGATGTAAGTTACCTTTGCATTCATGATGGTCCCAAACTGTCCGAACACCGTGCGCAAACATTCGTCATTGATGGTGCAGTCGAGGTTTTTGATGTACAGGTTATTGGCCTGGTGTTGCGGGCGAGGCTCAGGTTTGCTCTCATACTTAATATACTCAATGGTGCTGTAAGAGAACAGAAATACCGCTCTTAGAGTCTTTATCTGAACCCTATTAGATGTTATGCCTTCATCAGCAAAATTACAGCCTGATGATGACTGAAATACCCTCATTAGTCCAAACAGAACCTCTGTTTCAATAAACAAGGAgttcaataaatataaaatgtaattagttAAAGCACAATGTAAAAATCCCTGATAATTGAACTTTGGATGGTAAAAACAGTAATTTTTTGGCTTACACGTATTGGTCGTCCAACATCATCGCGGAAATCTACCAATCCCGGAGTGGTGAAATCTGCTACTGTAGAATACTGTAAATTGTTTAAAAGTTATTAAAGCGCTGCTAAAATGCTGTTAATTGATCAAACACGCTGATAATCACTCCTAATTTTTGTAAAACGGCTTCTAATCGCTGTTCACTGTGTTGCTCTGTCTCTAACTGTCGATGGTCTGATGGTCTGCACATTACGTCATCTTTTGGAACTCTATTCaaatttcaaaaacaaacagcgGAAAGTTTTAATGTCCAGATATTTTACAGATCTAAAACTCTCTAATTAAACACTATTAAACATctatgtctttctttctttttctctttcattattattattattattattattattattattattattattattattattattattatcattattgttgttgttgttgatgttgttgttattttttaaatttatatatatatatatatatatatatatatatatatatatatatatatatatatatatatatataatttatttgtttgtttgtttgtgtttgtttgtttgtatgtttatttaacCCCCCGGTGGTCCAGCAGTAGGATCCCTGTCTCTCATTGCCGTGTCCCTTGTTCGATTCCCGGTCTCGGCGCTATAACCCACACACTGATAAGTGAACTCAGTGTCGGTCCTGGATAAAAAcgggagggttgcgtcaggaaggacatcaggtgtaaaaagtgtgaaaatctaatatgcggaccacatgatccgctgtggcgacccgaacagggagcagctgaaagaagagagagagattattattgtgagagtttatgttcCTAACATTATGAAATAGATAGTACTTCATAACCTCTGTAAGTATTAGGCATCtatttaattaagaaaaaatcatgaaaacTTCGTATAACCTAAAAGAAACGTTTTCAGCAGTCTGTTTCTTAGTTTATTgacaaaatgaataacaaatgactTGAATGTAGAATTGTTTTTGAAttattacagtgatattagaaaatgtgacatttctttgtgtgttttaaaatagTATCCAACGTGATAAGAGAACAACAAGAAACATCAAGAAACGGTTCAAgttgacaagaaaaaaaaatcatattagaaaatgttttaaatagtaATTTATGAGTAGTTTTATTTCATCTCCATATAAATTAGTTTCCATTTGCAGCCATTAATGAGTCTGGTGTCAGTTTCCACGTCAGATCTTTACAATTCTTACAATGAACTTATATTATGATGCCTTGTAaaaagccaacattctgttctGCTGATTCAGCTTCTGTTTATGTCCTACAAGtactctctatctatctatctatctatctatctatctatctatctatctatctatctatctatc
This window contains:
- the LOC113637278 gene encoding uncharacterized protein LOC113637278 — translated: MLSLQNNAPKKLQQPVLPPCNKSTVAVETAHSVDPVQAIPAITTASYEDTVEVDTAITTDTSEDPVQAVTDFDSASSEDSVPVFETAPPEDNVPDFKPAPAIERAPAKAPAALSDTAKDTAADEDSSTSVANVDDVQLDNSTKDTPTSTPSGKCLTIYMLESALLDDQIQMAYDYMLPLVKKIHPSLASKITWMLIEGENNFEIMNMISDPELLCARVHEMDSLLKAREAGHKPETLKMLYRHKTSRNRKKKNNKNKRNI